The following coding sequences lie in one Lolium perenne isolate Kyuss_39 chromosome 2, Kyuss_2.0, whole genome shotgun sequence genomic window:
- the LOC139829928 gene encoding uncharacterized protein isoform X2 — protein sequence MLVQAWRRFWYDLVKSAKSRVQIQIEWFKVLQIDQDLVRSDFVELNQELGNEFLNETSWGMFGSYHGDNRERQLLSCDTLIPLLDANNSGEEEEVESDEDFIYIVGILILIELKKYRDK from the exons atgttggtccaagcatggagaag attctggtacgatcttgtaaaatccgccaaatctcgtgtgcagatccaaatcgagtggttcaaagttctgcagatag atcaagatctggtcagatctgactttgtcgaattaaatcaggagcttggaaacgaatttttgaatgaaaccagttgg gggatgtttggttcataccatggtgataaccgagagaggcaattgctaagttgtgatactctcatacctttactag atgcgaacaattctggagaagaagaagaagtggaatcggacgaggattttatttatattgttgggattcttatattgatagagttgaagaagtatagggacaaataa
- the LOC127331970 gene encoding protein ALWAYS EARLY 3 isoform X2: protein MSSTRKVRNVNKRYAKINEDWNDKDAAVVHKNKVRKKKLSDLGSQWTKDELEHFYGAYRKYGKDWKKVAAAVHDRTSDMVEALYNMNRAYLSLAEGTATAAGLIAMMTDHYNILDGSNSDRESNDSLKASRKPQKRGRAKLQSASKTSDTRYPDLLQSQPTSSSYGCLSLLKKKRSGGNRPRAVGKRTPRVPVASMYHRDDKIGPANRQAKPDATNGDDEGAHVAALALAEVCQRGGSPQVSQTLGRSSDHMFLSPIKSADRKNADSEMGNSKMHGFQVEADYPEGSVGSREAETGDHPKYDSYFMNNEGSAFGKSKQKLKRPQRRRKKAAHKTDDQFEDDREACSGTEEGYSARKAKYESEVDALGSKASWPSNKSSKRSRQLFFGDEISALDALHTLADISVNILQPSSNAESESSAHIKDESKDNESDEKPNESDEKPSVPAAVPLFEKKDNSRKTKKIKRQSELVNIEMVTRKKARLTKDPHHDGSTISEVKQQDCKCGVKTEKKKRKYSTGKISKDAKNALKDIEKAEVSAEEGNVVSNKGRHTHVSPVSKQNKSKAQESSPAHADFGKEAMDNMDTTQNAITQQSDSPSKARSRRKLGILKALTPECKPPEGADDSCDNVTYPVNNVLDLKDKLSHCLSSRFLRRWCMSEWFYSAIDYPWFAKSEFVEYLNHVKLGHVPRLTRVEWGVIRSSLGKPRRLSKQFLHEEREKLSQYRESVRQHYAELQSGVREGLPTDLARPLAVGQRVIACHPKTRELHDGSVLTVDLDRCRVQFDRSELGVEFVMDIDCMPLHPLENFPESLRRQNIVNKYYRSFPEVKFEDRSREYGGGGAAKFVPNGDTFDSVAHAKNTGNESTVAAQQAMYSQPCTLSQLQEREADIRALADLSRALDKKATLLVELRHMNEEVSGKQKDGETIRDLEHFRKQYAMVLVQLRDSNDHVASALLSLRQRNTFHGHPTQSYPIPKCVENSGAFNRTPDASNLFGYINQESGSQVMEIIETSRCRAKAMVDVAIQAMCKVSDGENAFAKIGEALDNLNIRGTGFGSSILGIRRIPPDSGQANSACQDNSTSGRFDPATTNVNSPRLPNGRDSETQFPSELISSCVATILMIQNCTEKQYHPAEVAHILDSALSRLQPCSSQNVPIFREIEMCMGIIKNQMLALIPTPSG, encoded by the exons ATGTCTTCGACAAGAAAAGTGAGGAATGTAAACAAGcgctatgccaaaattaatgaagaTTGGAACGATAAGGATGCCGCAGTTGTACATAAAAATAAAGTGCGA AAGAAAAAGTTATCTGACCTTGGTTCTCAGTGGACCAAAGATGAGCTGGAGCACTTCTATGGAGCTTATAGAAAATATGGGAAAGATTGGAAGAAG GTGGCTGCTGCCGTCCATGATAGAACATCTGATATGGTGGAGGCTCTTTACAACATGAATAGG GCATATTTATCTCTTGCAGAGGGAACTGCTACTGCTGCAGGGTTGATAGCGATGATGACTGATCACTATAATATTCTG GATGGAAGTAACAGTGATCGCGAGAGTAATGATTCACTGAAAGCTTCTAGGAAGCCACAGAAGCGTGGGCGTGCAAAGCTTCAATCTGCGTCGAAGACATCTGATACACGCTACCCTGATCTATTGCAATCTCAGCCCACTTCATCGAGCTATGGATGCCTTTCTCTGTTGAAGAAGAAACGTTCTGGAG GGAACAGGCCACGTGCTGTTGGAAAAAGGACCCCGCGAGTGCCTGTTGCAAGCATGTACCACCGAGATGACAAGATAGGTCCAGCAAATAGACAAGCAAAACCAGATGCTACTAATGGTGATGATGAAGGTGCTCATGTAGCAGCTCTAGCTCTAGCAGAGGTCTGTCAAAGAGGAGGCTCACCTCAGGTTTCCCAAACACTTGGAAGATCGAGTGATCATATGTTCCTGTCTCCTATTAAAAGTGCCGACAGAAAA AATGCGGATTCAGAGATGGGAAACTCAAAGATGCATGGATTTCAAGTAGAAGCTGATTATCCAGAAGGTAGCGTAGGAAGCAGGGAAGCAGAGACTGGTGACCATCCCAAATATGATTCTTATTTTATGAACAATGAAGGCTCTGCATTTGGCAAGTCTAAGCAAAAATTGAAGAGGCCTCAGAGGAGAAGAAAGAAAGCTGCACACAAAACAGATGATCAATTCGAAGATGACAGAGAGGCATGCAGTGGCACTGAAGAAGGGTACAGCGCCAGAAAAGCTAAATATGAATCAGAGGTGGACGCATTAGGAAGTAAAGCTTCATGGCCATCTAATAAATCAAGCAAAAGAAGTCGCCAGCTATTTTTTGGCG ATGAAATCTCAGCTCTCGATGCATTGCATACATTAGCTGATATATCTGTGAATATTCTACAGCCTTCTTCCAATGCTGAATCTG AATCATCAGCACACATTAAGGATGAAAGCAAAGACAATGAATCTGATGAGAAGCCAAATGAATCTGATGAGAAGCCTAGTGTTCCTGCAGCAGTACCACTTTTTGAGAAAAAAGACAACTCCAGAAAAACGAAGAAGATTAAAAGGCAGTCAGAACTTGTAAACATTGAGATGGTTACTAGGAAAAAAGCTAGACTAACTAAAGATCCACATCATGATGGAAGTACTATTTCTGAAGTAAAGCAGCAAGATTGTAAATGTGGTGTCAAAacggagaaaaagaaaagaaagtatTCCACAGGAAAG ATCTCCAAAGATGCAAAGAATGCACTAAAAGATATTGAGAAGGCAGAG GTTTCTGCTGAAGAAGGGAATGTAGTTTCTAATAAGGGTAGGCATACTCATGTTAGTCcagtttcaaaacaaaacaagtcCAAAGCACAGGAAAGTTCTCCAGCACATGCTGATTTTGGAAAAGAAGCCATGGATAATATGGACACAACACAAAATGCAATAACTCAGCAATCTGACTCGCCGTCGAAGGCTAGAAGCCGGCGCAAATTAGGCATTTTAAAAGCACTTACTCCAGAGTGTAAGCCTCCTGAGGGTGCTGATGATTCCTGCGATAATGTTACCTACCCAGTGAATAACGTTCTCgatcttaag GACAAGCTCTCTCACTGCTTATCGTCACGATTTCTCCGTAGATGGTGCATGTCCGAATGGTTCTATAGTGCAATTGATTACCCATGGTTTGCAAAGAGTGAATTTGTCGAGTACCTGAATCATGTTAAGCTGGGTCATGTGCCAAGGCTGACTCGTGTTGAGTGGGGTGTTATACGGAG TTCTCTTGGAAAGCCACGTCGATTGTCGAAGCAGTTTTTACATGAGGAGAGAGAGAAGCTTTCTCAGTATCGAGAGTCAGTCAGACAACACTATGCTGAACTCCAGTCTGGTGTTCGAGAAGGTCTACCAACTGATCTTGCTCGACCTTTAGCAGTTGGACAGCGTGTCATAGCCTGTCATCCCAAAACCAGGGAACTTCATGATGGCAGTGTTTTGACTGTTGACCTTGACCGTTGCCGGGTTCAATTTGATCGGTCGGAGCTGGGTGTTGAGTTTGTCATG GATATTGATTGTATGCCACTACACCCACTGGAAAATTTCCCCGAATCTCTCCGACGGCAAAATATCGTGAATAAATACTACCGCAGCTTCCCAGAAGTAAAATTTGAGGATCGATCTAGAGagtatggtggtggtggtgcagcaAAATTCGTACCAAAT GGAGACACATTTGATTCAGTTGCACATGCAAAAAATACTGGAAATGAGTCTACAGTTGCTGCACAACAGGCAATGTATAGTCAGCCATGTACACTTTCACAGCTACAGGAACGAGAAGCAGATATAAGGGCTCTTGCTGACCTATCACGCGCCCTTGATAAAAAGGCAA CTTTGCTGGTAGAATTGAGGCACATGAATGAAGAGGTGTCTGGAAAGCAGAAGGATGGGGAAACTATTAGAGATTTGGAGCACTTCAGGAAGCAATATGCCATGGTGCTTGTACAGCTAAGAGATTCGAATGATCAT GTTGCTTCGGCCTTGCTTTCTCTGCGGCAACGTAACACATTTCATGGGCATCCCACGCAGTCATATCCTATTCCTAAATGCGTGGAAAACAGTGGTGCTTTTAATAGAACACCAGACGCATCTAACCTTTTTGGTTATATTAACCAGGAATCTGGATCCCAAGTCATGGAAATTATTGAGACTTCGAGGTGCAGAGCTAAGGCAATGGTTGATGTTGCTATTCAG GCAATGTGCAAAGTAAGTGACGGGGAGAATGCTTTTGCGAAAATAGGGGAAGCACTAGACAATCTGAATATCCGTGGCACCGGCTTTGGTTCTAGCATACTAGGCATACGGCGGATACCTCCTGATTCGGGACAGGCAAATTCAGCCTGTCAAGATAACAGCACTTCTGGCCGCTTTGACCCTGCGACAACTAATGTTAACAGTCCAAGATTGCCCAACGGCCGTGATTCTGAAACTCAGTTCCCTTCAGAGTTGATTTCATCCTGTGTAGCTACCATCCTTATGATACAG AACTGCACGGAGAAGCAGTATCATCCTGCCGAAGTTGCGCATATTCTCGATTCGGCACTCTCGCGCCTACAACCGTGCAGCTCGCAGAATGTCCCGATCTTCAGGGAGATCGAGATGTGCATGGGTATCATCAAGAACCAAATGCTGGCGCTGATACCCACTCCTAGTGGTTAG
- the LOC127329901 gene encoding dirigent protein 5-like, with amino-acid sequence MQGLATSSRLSPTVLVVVFLLGMAGSAHGLERLVSSNSNEPCKKMTLYYHDILYDGGNNTANATSSGITKPTALSTSRSKNTTYFGMLAVFNDPMTAGKALPVAGEEPAAHAEGFYFYDKQEAQSAWFGFSIVFNSTAHKGTINLMGADLMSEKTRDISVVGGTGDFFMARGIATLSTDALEGLYYFRLRMDIKLYECYV; translated from the coding sequence ATGCAAGGCCTCGCAACATCTTCCAGGCTGTCTCCGACCGTCCTGGTCGTGGTATTTCTGCTCGGCATGGCGGGTTCCGCCCACGGCCTGGAGAGGCTCGTCTCCAGCAACTCCAACGAGCCGTGCAAGAAGATGACACTCTACTACCACGACATCCTCTACGACGGCGGCAACAACACGGCCAACGCCACGTCGTCTGGGATCACGAAGCCGACGGCGCTGAGTACGAGCCGCAGTAAGAACACCACCTACTTCGGCATGCTTGCGGTGTTCAACGACCCGATGACGGCGGGGAAGGCGCTGCCCGTGGCTGGGGAGGAGCCGGCGGCGCACGCGGAGGGGTTCTACTTCTACGACAAGCAGGAGGCGCAGAGCGCGTGGTTCGGCTTCTCTATCGTCTTCAACTCAACCGCGCACAAGGGCACGATCAACCTCATGGGCGCCGACCTCATGAGCGAGAAGACGCGGGACATCTCCGTGGTTGGCGGCACCGGCGACTTCTTCATGGCGCGCGGCATCGCCACGCTCAGCACCGACGCCTTGGAGGGCTTGTACTACTTCCGCCTGCGGATGGACATCAAGCTCTACGAGTGCTACGTCTGA
- the LOC127331970 gene encoding protein ALWAYS EARLY 3 isoform X1 yields the protein MSSTRKVRNVNKRYAKINEDWNDKDAAVVHKNKVRKKKLSDLGSQWTKDELEHFYGAYRKYGKDWKKVAAAVHDRTSDMVEALYNMNRAYLSLAEGTATAAGLIAMMTDHYNILDGSNSDRESNDSLKASRKPQKRGRAKLQSASKTSDTRYPDLLQSQPTSSSYGCLSLLKKKRSGDLFVGNRPRAVGKRTPRVPVASMYHRDDKIGPANRQAKPDATNGDDEGAHVAALALAEVCQRGGSPQVSQTLGRSSDHMFLSPIKSADRKNADSEMGNSKMHGFQVEADYPEGSVGSREAETGDHPKYDSYFMNNEGSAFGKSKQKLKRPQRRRKKAAHKTDDQFEDDREACSGTEEGYSARKAKYESEVDALGSKASWPSNKSSKRSRQLFFGDEISALDALHTLADISVNILQPSSNAESESSAHIKDESKDNESDEKPNESDEKPSVPAAVPLFEKKDNSRKTKKIKRQSELVNIEMVTRKKARLTKDPHHDGSTISEVKQQDCKCGVKTEKKKRKYSTGKISKDAKNALKDIEKAEVSAEEGNVVSNKGRHTHVSPVSKQNKSKAQESSPAHADFGKEAMDNMDTTQNAITQQSDSPSKARSRRKLGILKALTPECKPPEGADDSCDNVTYPVNNVLDLKDKLSHCLSSRFLRRWCMSEWFYSAIDYPWFAKSEFVEYLNHVKLGHVPRLTRVEWGVIRSSLGKPRRLSKQFLHEEREKLSQYRESVRQHYAELQSGVREGLPTDLARPLAVGQRVIACHPKTRELHDGSVLTVDLDRCRVQFDRSELGVEFVMDIDCMPLHPLENFPESLRRQNIVNKYYRSFPEVKFEDRSREYGGGGAAKFVPNGDTFDSVAHAKNTGNESTVAAQQAMYSQPCTLSQLQEREADIRALADLSRALDKKATLLVELRHMNEEVSGKQKDGETIRDLEHFRKQYAMVLVQLRDSNDHVASALLSLRQRNTFHGHPTQSYPIPKCVENSGAFNRTPDASNLFGYINQESGSQVMEIIETSRCRAKAMVDVAIQAMCKVSDGENAFAKIGEALDNLNIRGTGFGSSILGIRRIPPDSGQANSACQDNSTSGRFDPATTNVNSPRLPNGRDSETQFPSELISSCVATILMIQNCTEKQYHPAEVAHILDSALSRLQPCSSQNVPIFREIEMCMGIIKNQMLALIPTPSG from the exons ATGTCTTCGACAAGAAAAGTGAGGAATGTAAACAAGcgctatgccaaaattaatgaagaTTGGAACGATAAGGATGCCGCAGTTGTACATAAAAATAAAGTGCGA AAGAAAAAGTTATCTGACCTTGGTTCTCAGTGGACCAAAGATGAGCTGGAGCACTTCTATGGAGCTTATAGAAAATATGGGAAAGATTGGAAGAAG GTGGCTGCTGCCGTCCATGATAGAACATCTGATATGGTGGAGGCTCTTTACAACATGAATAGG GCATATTTATCTCTTGCAGAGGGAACTGCTACTGCTGCAGGGTTGATAGCGATGATGACTGATCACTATAATATTCTG GATGGAAGTAACAGTGATCGCGAGAGTAATGATTCACTGAAAGCTTCTAGGAAGCCACAGAAGCGTGGGCGTGCAAAGCTTCAATCTGCGTCGAAGACATCTGATACACGCTACCCTGATCTATTGCAATCTCAGCCCACTTCATCGAGCTATGGATGCCTTTCTCTGTTGAAGAAGAAACGTTCTGGAG ACTTGTTTGTAGGGAACAGGCCACGTGCTGTTGGAAAAAGGACCCCGCGAGTGCCTGTTGCAAGCATGTACCACCGAGATGACAAGATAGGTCCAGCAAATAGACAAGCAAAACCAGATGCTACTAATGGTGATGATGAAGGTGCTCATGTAGCAGCTCTAGCTCTAGCAGAGGTCTGTCAAAGAGGAGGCTCACCTCAGGTTTCCCAAACACTTGGAAGATCGAGTGATCATATGTTCCTGTCTCCTATTAAAAGTGCCGACAGAAAA AATGCGGATTCAGAGATGGGAAACTCAAAGATGCATGGATTTCAAGTAGAAGCTGATTATCCAGAAGGTAGCGTAGGAAGCAGGGAAGCAGAGACTGGTGACCATCCCAAATATGATTCTTATTTTATGAACAATGAAGGCTCTGCATTTGGCAAGTCTAAGCAAAAATTGAAGAGGCCTCAGAGGAGAAGAAAGAAAGCTGCACACAAAACAGATGATCAATTCGAAGATGACAGAGAGGCATGCAGTGGCACTGAAGAAGGGTACAGCGCCAGAAAAGCTAAATATGAATCAGAGGTGGACGCATTAGGAAGTAAAGCTTCATGGCCATCTAATAAATCAAGCAAAAGAAGTCGCCAGCTATTTTTTGGCG ATGAAATCTCAGCTCTCGATGCATTGCATACATTAGCTGATATATCTGTGAATATTCTACAGCCTTCTTCCAATGCTGAATCTG AATCATCAGCACACATTAAGGATGAAAGCAAAGACAATGAATCTGATGAGAAGCCAAATGAATCTGATGAGAAGCCTAGTGTTCCTGCAGCAGTACCACTTTTTGAGAAAAAAGACAACTCCAGAAAAACGAAGAAGATTAAAAGGCAGTCAGAACTTGTAAACATTGAGATGGTTACTAGGAAAAAAGCTAGACTAACTAAAGATCCACATCATGATGGAAGTACTATTTCTGAAGTAAAGCAGCAAGATTGTAAATGTGGTGTCAAAacggagaaaaagaaaagaaagtatTCCACAGGAAAG ATCTCCAAAGATGCAAAGAATGCACTAAAAGATATTGAGAAGGCAGAG GTTTCTGCTGAAGAAGGGAATGTAGTTTCTAATAAGGGTAGGCATACTCATGTTAGTCcagtttcaaaacaaaacaagtcCAAAGCACAGGAAAGTTCTCCAGCACATGCTGATTTTGGAAAAGAAGCCATGGATAATATGGACACAACACAAAATGCAATAACTCAGCAATCTGACTCGCCGTCGAAGGCTAGAAGCCGGCGCAAATTAGGCATTTTAAAAGCACTTACTCCAGAGTGTAAGCCTCCTGAGGGTGCTGATGATTCCTGCGATAATGTTACCTACCCAGTGAATAACGTTCTCgatcttaag GACAAGCTCTCTCACTGCTTATCGTCACGATTTCTCCGTAGATGGTGCATGTCCGAATGGTTCTATAGTGCAATTGATTACCCATGGTTTGCAAAGAGTGAATTTGTCGAGTACCTGAATCATGTTAAGCTGGGTCATGTGCCAAGGCTGACTCGTGTTGAGTGGGGTGTTATACGGAG TTCTCTTGGAAAGCCACGTCGATTGTCGAAGCAGTTTTTACATGAGGAGAGAGAGAAGCTTTCTCAGTATCGAGAGTCAGTCAGACAACACTATGCTGAACTCCAGTCTGGTGTTCGAGAAGGTCTACCAACTGATCTTGCTCGACCTTTAGCAGTTGGACAGCGTGTCATAGCCTGTCATCCCAAAACCAGGGAACTTCATGATGGCAGTGTTTTGACTGTTGACCTTGACCGTTGCCGGGTTCAATTTGATCGGTCGGAGCTGGGTGTTGAGTTTGTCATG GATATTGATTGTATGCCACTACACCCACTGGAAAATTTCCCCGAATCTCTCCGACGGCAAAATATCGTGAATAAATACTACCGCAGCTTCCCAGAAGTAAAATTTGAGGATCGATCTAGAGagtatggtggtggtggtgcagcaAAATTCGTACCAAAT GGAGACACATTTGATTCAGTTGCACATGCAAAAAATACTGGAAATGAGTCTACAGTTGCTGCACAACAGGCAATGTATAGTCAGCCATGTACACTTTCACAGCTACAGGAACGAGAAGCAGATATAAGGGCTCTTGCTGACCTATCACGCGCCCTTGATAAAAAGGCAA CTTTGCTGGTAGAATTGAGGCACATGAATGAAGAGGTGTCTGGAAAGCAGAAGGATGGGGAAACTATTAGAGATTTGGAGCACTTCAGGAAGCAATATGCCATGGTGCTTGTACAGCTAAGAGATTCGAATGATCAT GTTGCTTCGGCCTTGCTTTCTCTGCGGCAACGTAACACATTTCATGGGCATCCCACGCAGTCATATCCTATTCCTAAATGCGTGGAAAACAGTGGTGCTTTTAATAGAACACCAGACGCATCTAACCTTTTTGGTTATATTAACCAGGAATCTGGATCCCAAGTCATGGAAATTATTGAGACTTCGAGGTGCAGAGCTAAGGCAATGGTTGATGTTGCTATTCAG GCAATGTGCAAAGTAAGTGACGGGGAGAATGCTTTTGCGAAAATAGGGGAAGCACTAGACAATCTGAATATCCGTGGCACCGGCTTTGGTTCTAGCATACTAGGCATACGGCGGATACCTCCTGATTCGGGACAGGCAAATTCAGCCTGTCAAGATAACAGCACTTCTGGCCGCTTTGACCCTGCGACAACTAATGTTAACAGTCCAAGATTGCCCAACGGCCGTGATTCTGAAACTCAGTTCCCTTCAGAGTTGATTTCATCCTGTGTAGCTACCATCCTTATGATACAG AACTGCACGGAGAAGCAGTATCATCCTGCCGAAGTTGCGCATATTCTCGATTCGGCACTCTCGCGCCTACAACCGTGCAGCTCGCAGAATGTCCCGATCTTCAGGGAGATCGAGATGTGCATGGGTATCATCAAGAACCAAATGCTGGCGCTGATACCCACTCCTAGTGGTTAG
- the LOC139829928 gene encoding uncharacterized protein isoform X1, producing MQVHVGPSMEKVELSSDLKFLSKIQIEWFKVLQIDQDLVRSDFVELNQELGNEFLNETSWGMFGSYHGDNRERQLLSCDTLIPLLDANNSGEEEEVESDEDFIYIVGILILIELKKYRDK from the exons atgcaggtgcatgttggtccaagcatggagaaggttgagctatcctcagatctgaagttcttgagcaaa atccaaatcgagtggttcaaagttctgcagatag atcaagatctggtcagatctgactttgtcgaattaaatcaggagcttggaaacgaatttttgaatgaaaccagttgg gggatgtttggttcataccatggtgataaccgagagaggcaattgctaagttgtgatactctcatacctttactag atgcgaacaattctggagaagaagaagaagtggaatcggacgaggattttatttatattgttgggattcttatattgatagagttgaagaagtatagggacaaataa